A single region of the Pontibacter kalidii genome encodes:
- a CDS encoding HYR domain-containing protein: MADATGECSVSVAAPTTTDSCAGTITGTTSDPTTYTEQGTYTITWSFSDGNGNTSTATQRVIVRDVTAPVLTAAAAQEVVLAAGCSVTIPDVTGTATDNCGSVTITQSPVAGSVVTATNGQQIHVTVTATDAAGNTDVEEVVLTAQDKTAPLAPATIAAATAECAVTVTEVPTAEDNCGGTITGTTDDPLTYTQQGKYKITWSFNDGNGNVSTAVQEVIVADVTAPVQPTLADATGECSVTVAAPTTTDNCAGTITGTTVDPTTYEEQGTFTITWRFDDGNGNITTATQQVIVDDVSAPVIAAVEPVTAPADAGQCGATLSITPPEVTDNCEARPARGTRHDGAALDAQYPVGTTTITWNATDANGNQAVAVTQTVTVTDTQAPTITAPADVEVAADASCNATNVTLGTPTTADNCSVASVTNNAPATYRLGETEVIWTVTDAAGLTASATQLVRVVDETAPILTAAADQNVSLGAACTIIIPDVRGTATDNCSAATISQSPAAGTAVAATDGETITVLVTATDAAGNTATDEVVLTAQDETAPVLAAAADQTAGTENGTCTATIALPDAAFSDNCAGSQVNWVMSGATTGNGQGQVGTYTFNKGVTTVSYTATDAAGNSATDQLLVTVTDDDAPVLTVPANIVVQTQPDKCGAAVNYDVTASDNCSAVTPVMTAGLASGATFPVGTTTVTYKATDEAGNASIQSFTVTVENEVPSNLVVNGPVSPVQLGTEVTLTASFDDANIATAVWNWGNGGTTTQTISGSPISATYKYPQPGVYSVVLTVTDYCGASISAPYNYVVVFDPTGGFVTGGGWIESPVGAMKGEKYGVTGTANFGFNAKYKNGKNNTTEVEGHTNFQFKAGDLHFSSFEHEDMSLVIAGKKATYTGYGTVNGSGVHRFRVIAIDGSANGDNGPDEFRIKIWGNGSSSEADVIYDNQRGVAESSDLATVLGGGSIVIHKEKSTVKVSSTAKLTANAAALPVEPSRFLNYPNPYTDRTTIAFSFEKEERFALEVYDVKGAVVKRYSEGLAEAGKRYEFEFSADSLPEGVYFARLVTSSGVKTIKMVLKK; encoded by the coding sequence TTGGCTGACGCAACCGGCGAGTGCTCGGTAAGCGTAGCAGCGCCAACCACAACAGACAGTTGCGCTGGCACCATTACCGGTACCACTTCTGATCCAACCACCTATACTGAACAAGGTACATATACCATTACCTGGAGCTTCAGCGATGGCAATGGCAATACGTCTACGGCCACCCAGCGCGTGATCGTAAGAGATGTTACCGCTCCGGTACTGACAGCCGCTGCAGCTCAGGAGGTTGTGCTGGCCGCCGGGTGTTCCGTAACCATACCAGATGTAACAGGCACAGCCACCGATAACTGTGGAAGCGTAACCATCACACAGAGCCCTGTGGCAGGCAGCGTTGTTACGGCTACAAATGGTCAGCAGATTCACGTCACTGTAACTGCCACAGATGCCGCCGGTAACACTGATGTGGAGGAAGTGGTGTTGACGGCACAGGACAAAACCGCACCGTTAGCACCTGCTACCATAGCTGCGGCCACTGCTGAATGTGCTGTAACTGTTACAGAAGTTCCTACCGCTGAAGATAATTGCGGCGGCACTATTACCGGTACTACGGATGATCCGCTGACTTATACGCAGCAGGGTAAGTATAAAATTACCTGGTCCTTCAACGACGGAAACGGCAACGTCTCAACTGCTGTTCAAGAGGTGATTGTAGCGGACGTAACGGCGCCAGTACAGCCAACCTTGGCAGATGCAACCGGCGAATGCTCGGTAACCGTAGCAGCGCCAACCACTACAGATAACTGTGCGGGTACCATCACCGGCACGACTGTAGACCCTACAACATACGAAGAGCAGGGTACCTTTACTATTACCTGGAGATTCGATGATGGCAATGGTAATATAACAACGGCTACGCAGCAGGTAATTGTGGATGACGTGTCTGCGCCCGTAATCGCAGCTGTTGAACCTGTAACAGCCCCGGCTGATGCCGGCCAATGCGGCGCTACGCTCTCCATTACTCCCCCGGAGGTGACAGACAATTGCGAAGCAAGACCAGCAAGAGGAACACGTCATGACGGTGCGGCTTTAGACGCTCAGTATCCGGTTGGTACAACTACTATTACCTGGAATGCTACAGATGCCAATGGCAACCAGGCCGTCGCCGTGACACAAACAGTTACTGTTACTGATACGCAGGCACCAACTATAACGGCTCCGGCTGATGTTGAAGTGGCAGCAGACGCCTCTTGTAATGCCACTAATGTAACACTTGGAACACCAACTACAGCAGACAATTGCTCTGTGGCTTCCGTGACCAATAATGCACCTGCAACTTACAGGCTGGGAGAAACAGAAGTAATATGGACGGTGACAGACGCAGCAGGCTTGACGGCTTCTGCTACGCAGCTAGTAAGAGTAGTGGACGAAACTGCTCCCATACTTACAGCAGCAGCTGATCAGAATGTGTCTTTGGGTGCAGCGTGTACTATCATCATACCTGATGTAAGAGGCACCGCCACCGATAATTGTTCTGCGGCGACTATTAGCCAGTCTCCAGCCGCAGGTACAGCCGTAGCAGCCACCGACGGCGAAACCATCACGGTTCTGGTAACGGCTACCGACGCAGCCGGCAATACAGCTACTGACGAGGTGGTGCTGACGGCTCAGGACGAGACGGCTCCGGTACTGGCGGCGGCTGCTGATCAAACAGCTGGCACAGAAAACGGAACTTGTACCGCAACAATTGCCCTACCTGATGCTGCCTTTAGCGACAACTGCGCAGGTAGCCAGGTAAACTGGGTGATGAGCGGTGCAACAACAGGCAATGGCCAGGGGCAGGTAGGAACTTATACTTTCAACAAAGGCGTGACGACCGTTTCCTATACTGCCACAGACGCAGCCGGCAACTCGGCCACTGACCAATTACTGGTAACTGTAACCGATGATGACGCGCCAGTGCTTACTGTACCTGCTAACATTGTTGTTCAGACGCAGCCCGATAAGTGTGGCGCTGCAGTGAATTACGATGTAACAGCTTCTGACAACTGCTCCGCTGTCACCCCGGTAATGACTGCCGGTCTTGCTTCAGGTGCTACCTTCCCTGTGGGAACGACGACTGTTACTTACAAAGCCACTGATGAAGCCGGAAACGCTTCTATCCAAAGCTTTACGGTAACGGTTGAGAACGAAGTGCCATCTAACTTGGTGGTAAACGGACCGGTTTCGCCAGTGCAACTTGGCACTGAGGTAACCTTAACGGCATCTTTTGACGATGCTAACATAGCAACAGCCGTTTGGAATTGGGGTAATGGAGGCACAACTACGCAAACCATTAGCGGTTCTCCGATTTCAGCTACGTACAAGTATCCACAACCTGGCGTATACTCTGTAGTGCTTACGGTTACAGATTATTGTGGTGCGAGTATTTCTGCTCCTTACAATTATGTAGTAGTCTTCGATCCAACCGGTGGCTTTGTTACCGGTGGGGGCTGGATTGAATCACCTGTAGGTGCAATGAAAGGTGAGAAATACGGTGTGACAGGTACAGCCAACTTTGGGTTTAATGCAAAGTATAAGAATGGCAAGAACAATACAACGGAGGTAGAGGGGCACACTAACTTCCAGTTTAAGGCCGGAGACCTTCACTTCTCAAGTTTTGAGCACGAAGATATGTCTTTGGTGATAGCTGGGAAGAAAGCAACCTACACCGGTTACGGAACTGTTAATGGCTCCGGAGTACACAGGTTCAGAGTCATTGCGATCGATGGCAGTGCCAATGGTGACAACGGTCCGGATGAATTTAGAATTAAGATTTGGGGTAACGGCTCTAGTAGTGAAGCGGATGTTATTTATGATAACCAACGAGGTGTTGCAGAGAGTTCGGATTTAGCTACAGTGCTAGGCGGTGGCTCTATTGTGATACACAAGGAGAAATCCACAGTAAAGGTGTCGAGCACAGCTAAACTTACAGCCAATGCAGCTGCACTGCCAGTTGAACCTAGCCGCTTCCTGAATTACCCTAACCCGTACACCGACAGAACTACCATTGCCTTCTCATTCGAGAAAGAAGAGCGTTTTGCGCTGGAAGTATACGATGTAAAAGGGGCTGTTGTGAAGCGTTACAGTGAAGGTCTGGCAGAGGCAGGGAAACGTTACGAGTTTGAGTTCTCAGCCGATAGCCTTCCGGAGGGTGTATACTTTGCTCGCCTGGTAACGTCATCCGGTGTGAAGACGATTAAGATGGTGCTGAAAAAATAA